From one Pedobacter faecalis genomic stretch:
- a CDS encoding cytochrome ubiquinol oxidase subunit I: MDDLLAARLQMAFSLGFHIVFACIGMVMPFFMSVAHFYWLKTKKLVFRDVTKAWSKGVAIFFATGAVSGTVLSFELGLLWPTFMEHAGPIFGMPFSLEGTAFFIEAIALGFYLYGWGKLHPWFHWFTGVIVGISGLASGILVVAANSWMNSPAGFDFIDGQYLNIDPIAAMFNDAWFSQALHMCIAAFVATGFAVAGVHALMILRRRNVEFHAKAFKIAAVFGAVAACLQPLSGDISAKDVAERQPAKLAAMEAHFHTEKGAGLIIGGIPDTATKTVKYAVKIPNLLSFMTTGDFNGEVKGLDQIPVEDQPPVAVTHYAFQVMVGLGMLLVLISMLFFAALWKKKLWLESRWLLKLFVAATPLGFIAVEAGWTVTEVGRQPWIIQGIMRTADAVTPMPGIAYSFYLFTAIYVSLSVVVAMLLYRQISMVGKLYDSSLKAND; this comes from the coding sequence ATGGATGATCTTCTTGCCGCACGTCTCCAGATGGCCTTTTCGCTGGGCTTCCACATTGTTTTTGCTTGTATAGGAATGGTTATGCCGTTCTTTATGTCGGTAGCCCATTTTTATTGGCTCAAGACGAAAAAGTTGGTATTCAGAGATGTAACGAAGGCATGGAGTAAGGGTGTTGCTATTTTTTTTGCTACAGGTGCTGTGTCGGGTACGGTGCTTTCTTTTGAACTTGGTTTGCTCTGGCCCACTTTTATGGAACATGCAGGCCCTATTTTTGGGATGCCCTTCTCACTGGAAGGCACGGCCTTTTTTATCGAAGCAATTGCACTTGGCTTCTATCTGTACGGTTGGGGAAAGCTGCATCCCTGGTTCCATTGGTTTACAGGGGTCATTGTCGGTATCAGCGGTTTGGCTTCAGGTATTCTGGTTGTGGCAGCTAACTCCTGGATGAACAGTCCGGCCGGATTTGATTTTATTGACGGACAATACCTGAATATAGACCCTATCGCGGCAATGTTCAACGATGCCTGGTTTTCTCAGGCCCTGCATATGTGTATAGCGGCGTTCGTGGCTACCGGCTTTGCCGTGGCTGGTGTGCATGCGCTGATGATTCTGCGCCGCCGGAACGTGGAGTTCCATGCAAAGGCCTTTAAGATTGCCGCGGTTTTTGGCGCTGTGGCGGCTTGTCTGCAGCCTTTAAGCGGAGATATTTCAGCAAAGGACGTGGCAGAGCGGCAACCTGCAAAGCTGGCGGCGATGGAGGCACACTTTCATACAGAAAAGGGTGCAGGGCTAATTATTGGCGGCATACCCGACACGGCAACCAAAACCGTAAAATATGCCGTAAAGATACCAAACTTACTCAGCTTTATGACTACTGGTGATTTCAATGGCGAGGTGAAAGGACTTGATCAGATTCCGGTGGAGGACCAGCCTCCTGTGGCAGTAACGCATTACGCATTCCAGGTAATGGTTGGCCTCGGAATGTTACTCGTGTTGATTTCAATGCTATTCTTTGCGGCGCTGTGGAAGAAAAAGCTTTGGCTCGAAAGCCGATGGCTGCTAAAACTGTTTGTGGCGGCTACACCGCTTGGATTCATCGCTGTGGAAGCGGGCTGGACAGTAACGGAAGTGGGCAGACAGCCCTGGATTATTCAAGGCATAATGCGGACGGCTGATGCGGTGACGCCAATGCCTGGCATTGCTTACTCCTTTTATCTGTTTACGGCCATTTATGTGTCGCTCTCGGTGGTAGTGGCTATGTTGCTGTACCGGCAGATATCAATGGTTGGTAAATTGTATGATTCATCTTTAAAAGCGAACGACTGA
- a CDS encoding DUF3276 family protein: MGEFENKEREEVFSKKVRAGKRTYFFDVKATRSGDYYLTLTESKKRLEDGVFVKHKIFLYKEDFEKFAEGLNETVEYIKNHQEVVEKRYEYADNHESIPARAQGDDFSF; the protein is encoded by the coding sequence ATGGGAGAATTTGAAAACAAAGAGAGAGAAGAGGTTTTTTCTAAGAAGGTAAGGGCAGGCAAAAGAACTTACTTTTTTGACGTAAAAGCAACCAGATCAGGAGATTACTATCTGACACTGACTGAAAGTAAAAAAAGACTGGAAGATGGCGTTTTTGTGAAGCACAAGATCTTTTTATATAAAGAGGACTTCGAAAAGTTTGCTGAAGGCCTTAATGAAACGGTAGAGTATATTAAAAATCACCAGGAAGTCGTAGAGAAAAGATATGAGTACGCCGACAACCACGAGAGCATTCCTGCCCGTGCACAAGGCGATGACTTTTCATTCTAA
- a CDS encoding M1 family metallopeptidase — protein sequence MVNYRIWLASVCLFCLSCSAFKYTAAPNLEPGVSRRLAEYRKAIIKGTNYNLELDIPGDRQAGIAAREVITFQMSDVTHPLQIDFKEDPAKLKSLAVNGKTTAIDHRDEHIIIAPEHLTKGSNRIEISFEAGNGALNRNADYLYTLFVPDRARTVFPCFDQPDLKATYTLTLMLPYDWTAIANAALQDSVQTGDRKTYRYATSDTLSTYLFAFAAGKFFRASERLAEGNNPKYVSDFLYRETDTAKLKTSIRSVFDLHAASLRYMEEWTGIPYPFQKFGFVAIPDFQFGGMEHPGAIQYKASAFFLDSGATKDQLNARSHVIAHETAHMWFGDLVTMNWFTDVWMKEVFANFIADKSMEAETGKDLFDLKFLLDHFPAAYGVDRTSGSNPIRQDLDNLKDAGTLYGNIIYHKAPVMMRQLERLMGEEKFQRGVQEYLKKFANGNASWPELISILDKYTDEDLQAWNKVWVNDVGRPVVDYKVEEERGKISAFTITQHPEYGNHRLWPQWVEVKFFYPGRTEEFSVNLNAETVQLPQAKGLNKPLFVLFNSSGQGYGLWPVDKEMFDRIYAIEKPLNRASAYITLYENMLTGRSISPVTLLNLLMKGLQKETEELNLKLITGYIGTIYWEFLSAADRAAASASLERTLWLALSEHGQANHKKLLFKSYQDIFASAEARDRLYRIWHTQAPPDGLKLTEDDYTTLAFSLALRGDADKDLVKKQLARISNPDRRTRFEFIMPAVSASVAERDAFFESLQQRANRGKEANVVAALYYLHHPLRQQTSAKYLRKSLEMLVEIQTTGDIFFPQNWLQATFSYYQHAEAADTVRSFLDENPDYNPKLKAKILQAADHVFKAEKLLRKD from the coding sequence ATGGTTAATTATCGCATTTGGCTTGCCTCTGTCTGTCTCTTCTGTTTGTCTTGTTCTGCATTCAAGTATACTGCCGCACCAAATTTGGAGCCGGGCGTATCAAGAAGGCTGGCCGAGTACAGAAAAGCAATCATAAAAGGCACCAATTACAATCTCGAACTGGATATTCCTGGAGATAGGCAGGCTGGTATAGCAGCCAGGGAAGTCATCACCTTTCAAATGTCTGATGTCACACATCCTTTGCAGATCGATTTCAAGGAGGACCCGGCCAAGCTTAAGTCGCTTGCCGTAAATGGCAAGACAACAGCTATAGATCATCGTGATGAACACATCATTATTGCCCCTGAGCATTTAACCAAGGGTTCGAACAGGATAGAGATAAGTTTTGAGGCTGGTAATGGTGCGCTGAACAGGAACGCCGACTATTTATATACTTTATTTGTGCCGGACCGGGCCAGAACCGTTTTTCCTTGTTTCGACCAGCCGGATCTGAAAGCTACCTATACACTCACGCTGATGTTGCCGTACGACTGGACCGCAATTGCCAATGCTGCCCTTCAGGATTCTGTGCAGACCGGCGATCGCAAGACTTACCGCTATGCGACCTCTGATACATTGAGCACATACCTTTTTGCTTTTGCGGCAGGTAAGTTTTTTCGCGCCTCGGAGCGACTGGCAGAGGGTAACAACCCCAAGTATGTTTCCGACTTCCTGTACCGGGAAACTGACACGGCTAAACTGAAAACCAGCATCAGGTCTGTATTTGATCTTCATGCAGCTTCGCTTCGCTATATGGAGGAGTGGACAGGCATACCGTATCCCTTCCAAAAGTTCGGGTTTGTGGCTATTCCTGATTTTCAGTTTGGCGGAATGGAGCACCCAGGTGCGATACAATACAAGGCTTCTGCTTTTTTCCTGGATTCGGGAGCTACAAAAGATCAGTTGAACGCAAGAAGTCACGTAATAGCACATGAAACTGCGCACATGTGGTTCGGCGACCTGGTAACAATGAACTGGTTTACCGACGTATGGATGAAGGAGGTGTTTGCCAATTTTATTGCCGACAAGAGCATGGAAGCCGAGACCGGTAAGGATTTGTTTGATCTTAAGTTTTTGCTTGATCATTTTCCGGCAGCATACGGGGTGGACCGCACCTCAGGTTCTAACCCGATCAGGCAGGACCTGGATAATCTGAAGGATGCAGGAACACTTTACGGCAATATCATCTATCACAAAGCACCTGTGATGATGCGGCAACTGGAAAGATTGATGGGGGAGGAGAAGTTCCAGCGGGGTGTACAGGAATACCTGAAGAAATTTGCGAATGGCAACGCTTCCTGGCCCGAGCTGATTAGTATCCTGGATAAGTATACTGATGAGGACCTGCAAGCATGGAACAAGGTCTGGGTGAACGATGTGGGGCGGCCGGTGGTCGACTATAAAGTAGAAGAGGAGCGTGGTAAAATATCTGCATTCACCATCACGCAGCATCCGGAGTATGGTAATCATCGTTTATGGCCGCAGTGGGTGGAGGTCAAGTTTTTCTATCCGGGCAGGACGGAAGAATTTAGCGTAAACCTAAACGCAGAAACGGTTCAACTTCCACAGGCAAAAGGGCTGAATAAACCCTTATTTGTACTCTTCAACTCGTCCGGACAGGGCTACGGTTTGTGGCCGGTTGATAAGGAAATGTTTGACCGCATATATGCTATTGAAAAGCCGCTAAACCGGGCCTCTGCTTACATAACCCTGTATGAGAACATGCTGACTGGGAGGTCCATTTCACCGGTAACGCTGCTGAACTTGCTCATGAAGGGTTTGCAAAAGGAAACTGAAGAACTGAATTTAAAGCTCATCACGGGCTATATTGGCACTATATATTGGGAATTTTTAAGTGCGGCCGACAGAGCTGCAGCATCCGCTTCTTTGGAACGTACGCTGTGGCTTGCGTTAAGCGAACACGGACAGGCTAATCATAAAAAGCTGCTATTCAAGAGCTATCAGGATATTTTCGCCTCCGCGGAGGCCAGGGATCGCTTGTACCGGATATGGCATACCCAAGCGCCGCCCGATGGCTTAAAGCTTACTGAAGACGACTATACAACCCTTGCGTTTTCGCTTGCGCTAAGAGGCGATGCCGACAAGGATCTTGTGAAAAAGCAATTGGCCCGCATCAGCAATCCGGACCGCCGTACACGCTTCGAATTTATAATGCCGGCCGTATCGGCATCGGTGGCCGAGCGTGACGCGTTTTTCGAGAGTCTGCAGCAGCGCGCCAACCGTGGTAAGGAAGCTAATGTGGTGGCTGCACTTTACTATTTGCATCATCCGCTAAGGCAGCAAACCTCTGCGAAATATCTGAGAAAAAGCCTGGAGATGCTGGTGGAGATTCAGACGACGGGCGACATATTCTTTCCGCAGAACTGGCTGCAGGCAACATTTTCTTATTATCAGCATGCCGAAGCCGCAGACACGGTGCGCAGTTTTCTTGACGAAAACCCTGATTACAATCCGAAGTTGAAGGCCAAGATCCTTCAAGCGGCAGATCATGTTTTTAAAGCGGAAAAATTACTGAGAAAGGACTGA
- a CDS encoding cytochrome c3 family protein, whose protein sequence is MKGKGRLLMIFAVIAAFVIFFSQCVDAPKELKATENTLAGSESCKQCHQKIYNDYQHDFHARTSRPVRDTDLVEGPLPDSIYRFHKDLKIQVEKRSGGMYQVAYFDGEEAMARRFDVVIGSGKNAYTYGSWQGKLLTQLPLSYFRAINAWANSPGFPKDRVHFSRPIDQRCLECHSSFVEQAPATHQGIATVERFQPGSIVYGINCERCHGPAGRHVEFHRNDREEKKPHYITLYSSLTRKQRLDACGICHSGVDMQSLKTTFNFKPGDTLESYYAIAANQQGQASPDVHGNQVQMLAQSKCFTASDKLDCNTCHSPHESKKAGLTAYSRKCMSCHPSVEHSAKTLSNAMVKTNCIDCHMPLQKSRVISFQEAGKSDASPYKLHTHRIAIY, encoded by the coding sequence ATGAAGGGTAAAGGGCGCTTGCTCATGATCTTTGCGGTGATTGCAGCGTTTGTTATATTTTTTTCCCAGTGTGTAGATGCTCCCAAGGAGCTGAAGGCAACAGAAAATACGCTTGCCGGCTCTGAGAGTTGTAAGCAGTGTCATCAAAAGATATACAATGATTATCAGCATGACTTTCATGCCCGGACTTCAAGGCCTGTAAGAGACACAGACCTGGTAGAGGGACCGCTGCCGGATTCGATATACAGGTTTCACAAGGATCTGAAAATACAGGTGGAAAAGCGGTCCGGCGGAATGTATCAGGTAGCATATTTTGACGGGGAGGAGGCCATGGCCAGACGATTCGATGTCGTCATCGGATCAGGGAAAAATGCCTATACCTACGGATCCTGGCAGGGGAAACTGCTTACACAGTTACCGTTGTCTTATTTCCGGGCTATAAATGCCTGGGCGAACAGCCCTGGCTTTCCTAAGGACCGGGTGCACTTTAGCCGTCCTATCGATCAGCGTTGCCTCGAATGTCATAGTAGTTTCGTGGAGCAGGCCCCTGCGACGCATCAAGGGATTGCAACAGTAGAACGATTTCAACCGGGATCCATCGTTTACGGCATTAATTGCGAAAGATGCCACGGTCCTGCTGGAAGGCACGTCGAGTTCCACAGGAATGATCGCGAAGAAAAGAAGCCGCACTATATCACCCTTTATAGTTCATTGACCCGAAAGCAACGGCTTGACGCCTGCGGAATTTGCCATTCTGGTGTCGACATGCAGTCATTGAAGACAACTTTTAATTTTAAACCGGGCGATACCTTAGAATCCTATTATGCGATTGCTGCCAATCAGCAAGGGCAGGCGTCTCCCGATGTCCACGGCAACCAAGTTCAGATGCTGGCGCAGAGTAAATGTTTTACCGCTAGCGATAAACTCGACTGCAACACGTGTCATAGTCCACATGAATCAAAGAAGGCGGGGTTGACGGCTTATTCAAGGAAATGCATGTCCTGTCATCCCTCGGTCGAGCATAGTGCGAAAACGCTTTCCAATGCGATGGTTAAGACGAACTGTATTGATTGCCATATGCCTTTGCAGAAGTCGAGGGTGATCAGTTTTCAGGAGGCAGGCAAATCCGATGCGAGTCCATACAAGCTACATACCCACAGGATTGCGATATATTAG
- a CDS encoding cytochrome d ubiquinol oxidase subunit II — translation MLYIVIVFLWLSILLYILLGGADFGAGIIELFTSAKNKERTRKTMYKAIGPIWEANHMWLIIAIVILFVGFPRIYTTVSVYLHIPLVCMLLGIVARGTAFVYRNYDAVRDDMQKIYTPIFVYSSLVTPFFLGIIAGSAVSGQIDAQADDFLSAYVFSWLNWFSVSVGMFTVCICGFLAAIFIIGQTVRDEDRNYFVRKAKQTIFMVMFSGLFVFAAAYYEGIPLLTWIFGDFPGVAAIVSASISLVVMFYFLGRNRPVLLRLLAGFQVTMILFAATYTHFPDIVLIKNGPNLSLLAHQGQAKTISSLAYALLAGSVFILPALAYLIYIFQVKAKAQGES, via the coding sequence ATGTTATACATTGTAATTGTTTTCTTGTGGCTGTCTATCTTGTTATACATTCTGTTAGGCGGAGCAGATTTTGGGGCGGGTATTATTGAACTGTTTACATCAGCCAAAAACAAGGAGCGAACGCGTAAGACGATGTATAAAGCCATTGGCCCCATTTGGGAAGCTAACCATATGTGGCTGATCATTGCTATAGTGATCCTTTTCGTAGGTTTCCCTCGAATTTATACCACTGTGTCGGTATACCTGCATATTCCGCTTGTGTGCATGCTGCTTGGTATTGTAGCTCGGGGAACAGCCTTTGTATATCGGAATTATGACGCCGTCCGCGATGATATGCAGAAAATATATACCCCGATCTTTGTATATTCCAGTTTAGTTACACCCTTCTTCCTTGGTATTATTGCGGGGAGCGCAGTATCGGGGCAGATCGATGCGCAGGCGGACGATTTTTTATCAGCGTATGTCTTCAGTTGGCTCAACTGGTTTTCTGTTTCCGTGGGGATGTTTACAGTTTGCATCTGCGGTTTCCTGGCAGCGATTTTCATCATCGGGCAGACTGTTCGGGACGAAGACCGGAACTACTTTGTCAGGAAAGCAAAGCAAACGATCTTTATGGTCATGTTCAGTGGCTTGTTTGTGTTTGCTGCTGCTTATTACGAAGGTATTCCACTGCTCACCTGGATTTTCGGTGATTTCCCGGGTGTGGCGGCAATTGTATCAGCAAGTATTTCGCTTGTGGTAATGTTTTATTTTCTTGGCCGCAACCGGCCCGTATTGCTTAGGTTGCTCGCCGGCTTTCAAGTCACGATGATCCTTTTTGCAGCTACTTATACGCACTTTCCTGATATTGTGCTGATTAAAAATGGTCCGAATTTATCATTGCTGGCACATCAGGGCCAGGCGAAGACAATATCGTCTCTGGCTTATGCCCTGCTTGCTGGGAGTGTATTCATTTTGCCTGCCTTGGCATATCTTATTTACATCTTTCAGGTGAAGGCTAAAGCGCAAGGTGAATCTTAA
- a CDS encoding outer membrane beta-barrel protein → MNHFFQAVRTVMALLLIGLSSSSLFAQVPAGKPSDPPPPLPFREISGIVKDSTDLGVIGATVSLTSEKDTLKTSTNSDGIFIFKNVKSATYTLVVQSIGFRATPPMRFKQNDLAPRIVMDPIVLSEEKNTLKEVVISGTPSITYKTDTVEYKASDYVVRKNASVDELLKKMEGMEVGNDGTLVHQGESVTRAKVNGKEFLGGDVANAIKNLPAEIVDKIQIVDDYGDQAARTGIKDGDAQKILNITTRTDKSVGNMANVNMAAGNNDRYEAGIFGTRINQNQQIGLNANYTNTVNGVNVNAGDMGGFGGGGFRGRRGNNPSASGGIGGNTKMGSTSFSIRDKVGSKIEYNLNYDFTRTSANSINASESLVNRAGSLPGAGNTSLFTISNSDGDDDDKTHELRLETEINLDSNDFLRINPRLSYSSTSALSEFRRSVTGTLNGADQSRLETGSNGRNNTTPSLGLTVFYQHLFSKPRRNFSIQAEVSRNNNEIKQTQDRLDSLYYLPVDEQQLLIDRIVARKNLRNNYRGSMTYAEPLSGNTQLEFNAQVNRNGYDNDAITSELNSAGVPEVRDDLSNIYKYSFTQGRLSVNFRYGMQSTSKVRFSLGLTGVPAQLSGTKASLGTSTNRTSFNIVPIARMEYLWSRQHRINIDYSGNATEPTFDQIQPVRDVSNPQNPVIGNPNLKATFVHGIRAGYNNYIANSKLNYSVNANLSFTDNAVIQNRVDTIDTTIPEKPVQVTETRFTNMNGVYRMGGNYNISKQLSNRKYNLQLNGSVNYNRGVGISNSRENINRQFTIDQRFGPRINPTEWFEINPHISYTYTSSRNTLESFIDNKTKTLGLNLDGRVYFSETWLLGYNGSKRFISGLSSNINNDPFVVNAYLEKEVFNRRGRITFQAYDILNQNNVVSRSNTDFGYTDIRSNPVSRFFMLRLSMRLQKWSGAQGRGGREIRRRGDGSFF, encoded by the coding sequence ATGAATCATTTTTTTCAGGCTGTGAGAACGGTGATGGCACTGCTTCTTATAGGGCTTAGTTCATCCAGTCTATTTGCTCAGGTCCCTGCTGGAAAGCCTTCGGACCCACCTCCGCCCTTGCCTTTCCGGGAGATCAGCGGTATTGTAAAAGACAGTACAGATCTTGGCGTTATCGGTGCCACGGTGAGCCTGACTTCGGAGAAAGACACTTTGAAAACAAGCACCAACAGCGACGGTATTTTCATTTTTAAAAATGTTAAGTCGGCCACCTACACGCTTGTTGTACAGAGCATAGGTTTTCGCGCTACCCCACCCATGCGCTTTAAGCAGAATGACCTTGCGCCACGTATTGTGATGGATCCCATCGTTCTTAGCGAGGAAAAGAACACACTGAAGGAGGTTGTCATTAGTGGTACGCCGTCTATAACCTATAAGACGGATACTGTAGAATATAAAGCAAGCGATTACGTGGTGCGCAAAAATGCCAGTGTGGATGAGTTGCTCAAGAAGATGGAAGGTATGGAAGTGGGCAATGACGGGACGTTGGTTCACCAAGGTGAGAGTGTTACCCGAGCAAAAGTAAATGGTAAGGAGTTTTTGGGTGGCGACGTCGCTAATGCCATAAAAAATCTGCCGGCAGAAATTGTAGATAAGATACAGATTGTGGACGACTACGGAGATCAGGCTGCGCGCACAGGTATTAAAGATGGCGATGCGCAGAAGATATTGAATATTACAACACGTACGGATAAGTCGGTGGGAAATATGGCCAATGTTAATATGGCTGCCGGAAACAATGATAGGTATGAGGCTGGAATCTTCGGTACGAGGATTAACCAAAATCAGCAGATTGGTTTGAATGCCAACTACACGAATACCGTGAATGGCGTGAATGTGAACGCCGGTGATATGGGTGGTTTCGGTGGGGGAGGCTTCAGAGGACGAAGAGGTAATAACCCAAGTGCATCTGGCGGTATAGGCGGTAATACCAAGATGGGCAGCACATCTTTCAGTATACGCGACAAAGTCGGCTCAAAGATCGAGTACAACTTGAATTACGATTTCACAAGGACTTCCGCGAATTCGATTAATGCTTCGGAGTCTTTGGTAAACAGGGCAGGATCGCTCCCTGGCGCAGGAAATACGAGCTTATTTACCATAAGTAATTCCGATGGAGACGATGATGACAAAACGCATGAACTGAGGCTTGAGACGGAAATCAATCTTGATTCGAATGATTTTTTGCGCATCAATCCGCGGCTATCTTATTCGTCGACTTCTGCGTTAAGTGAGTTCAGGCGGTCAGTTACCGGCACGTTAAATGGAGCAGACCAGAGCAGACTGGAAACTGGAAGTAATGGACGTAATAATACCACGCCTTCATTAGGTCTGACGGTGTTTTACCAGCATTTATTTTCCAAGCCAAGGAGAAATTTTTCTATTCAGGCCGAGGTTAGCCGAAATAATAATGAGATAAAGCAGACCCAGGACAGATTAGATTCCTTATATTATTTGCCTGTGGATGAGCAGCAGCTTCTGATAGACCGGATAGTGGCCAGAAAAAACCTAAGAAACAATTATCGAGGCAGCATGACTTATGCTGAACCACTTAGTGGAAATACACAACTAGAATTTAATGCACAGGTTAACCGAAACGGTTATGATAACGATGCAATCACTAGCGAGCTGAATAGCGCTGGCGTGCCTGAGGTCAGGGATGATCTGAGTAACATCTATAAGTATTCTTTTACACAGGGACGTCTGTCTGTAAATTTTCGGTATGGAATGCAGAGTACTTCCAAAGTCCGGTTTTCACTGGGCTTAACTGGTGTGCCTGCCCAATTGTCGGGCACAAAGGCAAGCTTGGGGACCTCTACCAACCGGACCAGTTTTAATATTGTGCCTATTGCCCGCATGGAATATCTATGGTCGAGACAACACAGAATTAATATCGACTACTCGGGAAATGCCACAGAGCCTACTTTCGACCAAATTCAGCCTGTGCGTGACGTTTCCAATCCGCAAAATCCGGTCATTGGTAATCCGAACCTCAAAGCAACTTTTGTACACGGTATTCGTGCAGGATACAATAACTACATTGCCAACTCAAAATTGAACTATTCAGTAAACGCGAATCTTTCATTTACAGACAATGCTGTGATCCAGAACCGGGTAGACACTATCGATACTACGATCCCTGAAAAACCTGTTCAGGTGACTGAAACACGCTTTACCAATATGAATGGCGTCTATCGAATGGGAGGAAACTATAACATAAGCAAGCAGCTGTCGAACAGGAAGTATAACCTTCAGTTGAACGGTTCTGTTAATTATAACCGCGGAGTGGGGATTTCCAACAGTCGTGAAAATATAAACAGGCAATTCACCATAGATCAACGGTTTGGCCCAAGAATTAATCCGACTGAGTGGTTCGAAATTAATCCACATATCTCATATACTTACACCAGTTCAAGGAACACGCTTGAAAGTTTCATTGATAATAAGACAAAGACGCTCGGTCTAAACCTTGACGGAAGGGTTTATTTTAGCGAAACCTGGTTGTTGGGTTACAATGGAAGCAAGCGCTTTATTAGTGGACTTTCATCAAACATTAACAACGATCCTTTCGTTGTTAATGCATATCTCGAGAAGGAAGTATTCAATCGTCGAGGCAGAATTACGTTCCAGGCTTACGATATTTTGAATCAGAATAACGTAGTCAGTCGAAGCAACACTGACTTCGGCTACACCGATATCCGATCTAACCCGGTGAGCCGCTTCTTTATGCTGAGGTTAAGTATGCGGTTGCAGAAGTGGAGCGGAGCTCAGGGTAGGGGCGGAAGAGAGATCCGGCGAAGGGGAGACGGCAGCTTTTTTTAA